The region aactttttttttaagaaattatttttttttaaactgccagCTAAGAACtcagaaatgtgagaaaaaagtcaaaataacaattttttaatattttttttattccggAGCAAAAATAAGCTTCCGGTCtactctattttatttaatacaaatgcatttttatttaaaaatgtaatatttaatgtatgaaCGAGTACGTTCATTAAGTTAAAAGGGAAACGTCAGCGCATGCGCACTTTAGTTCGCGCACTTTGAACCGTGTGGCGCGAATCTGGTGAGTACAGAAGAAGACGCGGTCTGTATACACAGACGATTAATTAGCGTTAATTTtggttgttttattgttttaaggttatcgttattgtttttttgtttttcttgttagTTTTATTGTGTCTTATTGTTAATAGCAGATGCTGTTTCTATACTGCGAGCGACGcgacaaaaaaaactaatggcTTCCGTTATAAACAAACAAAGCTAGTAACTTAGATTTGACGCGACGCGTCGCTCTCTTTTACTTTATACTTAGTAAAATCTATTGACCCCTCTTTTCTGtttaccatattcatataccataATACTATAAAGAATACCACGGCATACAAATAATACTGTCATAACCGCTCTGCATACGTTAGCTAAAAAATTAGCATTATCCACAACAACAATACACTGTGATGCTGTGATCGTCACTGGTTTGTTTATCATTTGTGATCTTTCTACAGTCTTTAAAGAGAGCTACACTAGCACTCAACAGTttctgaacagtaagatttttcatgtttttaaagaagtctcttctgctcatcaaacctgcgttattaatccaaaatacagcaaatcactaatattgtaaaatatttttactattttttttagttttttttatgtgttgttttctgtgtttatattttttttaatttgtcattaatttattaagctgtattttcagcatcattactccagtcttcagtgtcatatgatcttcagaaatcataataatatgatgatttgctgctcgagaaacatatttttttggaattattattagaatttttataatagaaaggtccaaagatcagcatttatctgaaataaaaagtttatacactataccattcaaaaacttGGAgtctgtataatttatattttgttatttaattttttgggggaaataaaTGATAGAAATTAATGCTTCTGTTTAGCTAGGATGctttaagttgatcaaaagtgatgatggAGACGTTcataatgttacgaaagattatttcagatgaatgctgttcttttctattcATAAAGAAACCTGAAAACATTCAACTccgctgttttcaacaataataataataaaaataaatgtttttgtttttttgagcaggagatcatcatattagaatgatttctgaagatcatgtgacactgaagactggagtaatgatgctgaaaatacagctgcacatcacagaaataaattacagcttaacagagattcacatagaaaacagctgttttaaatagtaaaaatatttcagaattttactgtttttgctgtactttggatcaaataaatgcaggcttgctgagcagaagagacttctttaaaaacatgaaaaatcttactgttcagaaACTGGTTTGAAATATTAGCTTAAGGTTTTGCACACTTACCGTCTCTGACTGAGTTTTGATGTTTTCTGTGCAGCTCTTCGTGATGAAACCAGCCCGAGGGTCAGGGAGGGCCTCCACACGGGGCCCCAGAAGAGCCACAGacaggaacacacacaacactgataaAGTGAgacacactgataaaaaaaataaaaataatattcatcatatatttatttacttagccatttttattaaaaatgtataaaacaatatattatttatattaatattttaaacgtATAAAttctttatgtatattatttatgggttaaactttattttaaggtgtagtAGTTGTAcatatttaagtactgagtaattttAATCACATGTACTTACTAGGGTTTGGCTTAGGACTACTTTCATGTAATCATGcttaatttattgttaaataaacaagtaaCAAGAAACAAGTATTAGATATCATTCAACAAATATGATGCATGAGTATAAACATGCTCAGCGCTTTCTTCCAGAGGTCCAAACCCCGAGCTGAGGGCCCACATCCGGAGCCGTCGAACAAACGCAGCGGTGAGTTGAGAAATGATGGGAGATGTCTGTACTTGAATGCACTCGCAGACTCGTTGCGTAAGGTGAGGTTTTTCTGAAACGCATTCGTTGCTTCTCTCTGGAGGTTTGCCAAACAAAACAACGGCCTTATGAAAAGCCTCTGTGTCCTCTTTTCTCTGAAAATGTAAATTGTCGTTATTTTCTAACACACACGTGTTGTTTCAAACTCGTATGATGTTCTTTCTTCGGTAAAACAGAAGACGAAGagcagaatgtttatttttatttttatcatgcagTGGAAGTAAAAACAGAGGCTTCAAGAAGTGCATCATAACAGTCCATACAAGTGAAATTGAAATTATTAATCaccgaatatcattaaaaaccAAATCAAATGGGCTTCAGGAAGTTCGAATATATCTACTATTGCACTGTTCACACATTAaacattagaatttaaaatgcaaagtcaAAAGTAATGTTGGAAATATTGTTCAATCCGTAAAATAAAtctttcttgaaaaaaaataaaaaagctttatttttttaatatacgttataacgttaatttatttaaatactcttGAATTATCATTTATGCATGGAGTAAACTATAATTAGAGGTATTTATTAAGTATGtttctgtaaaattaatatttagattgTAGCAGgattgttatagttaactaaaactgtaattagaaccataaaaaacacatttttgtgacttgaaataaaataaaacgttaaAAGCTTATTTCAACATTTAGTTTAATGCACTacaaaatcaaactaaaactgaaataaaattaacacaaactatagacatacaaaaaatactgaaaatgacaaaaaatatatgtgtgtgtatatatatatatatatatatatatatatatatatatctatatatattatatatatatatatataaagctgatTCAGTTAATGATAGTATTTCCAAATGCTGCATTTaagtaaaaaacatgtttattgaaCAATTGATCGTTAATTCgaatgaaaattaattatgaaGATTTGTTGTGAATGTATGAATGAGGTTTGAGATCAcatcaaatgatgacagaattatctaAAATTCTGTATAATGTCTGAATGTAATATCTGTTGTGGTCTTTTTTCTCGTCTGATGTTCTTTTAACGCCTCAGGGATGGCTGGAAGGAGTAAGAATAAGGGAAACTGGAAGCCGCTGGCCAAATCTTCCCTGCTGGCTCTGGAGAACATGCTGGGTTTGTCCATGCTGTGAGTAACGTGTTGCGTAATAAATACATGTGCGTGCAGAGTGCTTCATCATCACGGTCTGAGTGTTCTTGCATGCTTTCGACTCAGGTCTGTACTGGCtctgaaaagcaaagaaaaagaagaatcgCAGAAGCATCTCAACCTCCTCAGAGATCAGTAAGAGACACTCGGCcaaatgtctccttttgttttttcaaaagcatttcagGCGCAGAACTCTTTGTTTTCTTAGGTTCCTGGCTAAGTGTGCACAGCTCTCTGTTCCCCCGAGGAAACCTGGAGACATTATGCATGTGTCCCATCAGTTCAGAGCAGAGAGGAAGAGGTCCGAGCACGGCAGGAAGTCGCTTGAGGCTCTAGAGGTGATGACAGAAAGTCATAAAACGTCTTAATTATAaattcaagaggtcttaaatttgggacCAGATTTGCACTATGgcttaatgtgacgattaaacttcaaaaggctacattttcattaaatatgaaagTTATATTAAAGACAGAGAAAtaggttttaaattatattttttaccagatttgcatttttttttttccttggggggggggggggggggggtttttttttttttttttttttgggggtgatgggggggggggggggggggggtatatgaAAGACAGAGAATATATGATGTTTTTGTTCTGACCAATgcaattaatctatattttatttatgaaaagaaaactatgcagtgtttttaaacttttaatttcagtttctgtacctcatgttattcagctgcaacagaatgctttgcAAAAAGACACAATAAATACTGGACAAGTTTGACTtttatatgtgaccatggaccacaaaccagtcataagggtccatttttttaaatttacattcatgcatcatctgaaagctgaatatatatagcttttcattgatgtctggtttgtgaggaggacaatattttaaaatctgagggtgcaaaaaaatctaaatattgagaaaatcatctttaaagttgtccaaatgaagttcttagcaatgcatattattaataaaaaattaagttttgatatatttacggtaggaaatttactaaatatcttcatggaacacgatctttacttaatatcctaatgatttttggcataaaagagaaatgtataattgtgacccatacaatgtattattttctgcaggtcttaaattcgagcttaaaaatcctgcagaaaccctggatGAACGAGCATGAATTAATTAAGCTGATCAGCTGTTCATTAACCCTTTGTGTGTTCAGGAGAACGTGCGTTCGATTGTTAGCACGCTGGAGGAGATGGAGGTGCAGATGGATGGTTTGGAGGAGAAATGCAGGATAATGAGACACAAACTAGAAGAGGAAGAGGACAAGGCACGTGAGGTTGGTACAGGTTTGATGGTTTCACCTGAACAGCCAGAGACGGTTTAATCCTGGTGTTTGACTCTGATCTGTTCCAGTTTCTCCAGCTGTCAGAACAGACGGTCCTGCGTCTTCCTGCTTTACCGTCTCGCCCGGCCAGCGAGCCGACGCTACAGGTACATCACACTAACCACAGTCCAGATTACTCACTGTACTTTGAAGAACTCGTATTCAAGCACAAAGTCAAATTTTCAGGTTAGGTTTTACCTACAGAGAACGGTTTTGTTCATAGGACCTAACTTTGTTTGCATCATAAATTCATTTCTTTGACAGTTAAGCAATTACcgtaaaaatattagtttttctttattagtTAATCTTTAGTATTTGTTTACTATAGAAGTCAATTTCTACCacgcaataaaataaataaaaatttgcacctttttatctcacaattctgactttttcttgcaacTACAAGTTTATATCTTTCAGGTCTGACGTTTTGTTaacaccatggaataaaaaaataatgttaaagttgtgactttttaatcttacaattcagacaagttttgcaattttttttctttgcaattatgAGTGCATATCTTGGACTTCATATTATAAACACGCAATTTGcagttgtgactttttttcacaaaattgtgaatttacaatgcaattttgcattgcattatcagtttatatcttgcatttcggactttctttctcagaattgcttGTTATGAATGTAGAATTGCAcatttctgagtttacatctcacagtttttttttctcagaattgcaaagaaaacattttaattgtgatATAACACGTCTAttatcttttccatttttttattccGTGGTGGAAATGGGATTCCATTTGTTTGCTGCTTTTAATTAAAACAGGATTGTTGCGTTGCATTGAGTTTGGTTGAAATGGGACGTATTCTAGTGACATTTCTCCGGAATAAGATAACCGTTGAGTTGTTTTGTTCATTTGGTTGCGATCGGAGTAATATCAAGCTTGATTTTATCGCTTTGGTATTCACTTTTGGTTTTGACTATGACCACAAGAAGTGTTTTGTATTAAGGTGTCTCTGTTAATCGATGAAACGGTACTGACAAATTAGCCTTAAAGCCTTAATGATTTATAGGTCTGCAATCTGCATTATTTGTATGATAatcaaatacagatttttatcGGAACAtttgataattataaaatatgcatattggcacagtggttaaccagaaaaattaaaaatggcatttcatgCCCAAAAGGTTGCAGACTTCTGCAATAGTGTGTAAAGAACCAAAAACACATGTTGAGAAACCTGCCTTCACCTTATAAGAACAATAACAGAGTTACAGACAGACTTGATGCAATGCTTTCAGGAAAAGTGCTTTCAACACTGAACAGGGTAGTTGTTGGAAATGTTGTGCAAGTGATTCACAatatgcttttgttaattgttgtgagtgtgtttctgGGTTTCAGATTTTGTAtggttgctttttgtttttgtttggagttaaataaatgaatgtttgtttttggtgttagttgcattaaaaggttttaaatcaTAGCAGGAACTCTTAAATTCTTTAAAGTCAAAAAAGGCAATAAATGTTGGATTCACTGCAGAAAAAATGAATATCTTGAgcattttgtcttgcttttctatgagaaatatttaaacatccttaaatcaagatgcatttacttaagTTGCAAAATGAAGATAAGATTAATCTTGTTTTCTGAGCAAAATGAAGTGactttatgattaaaacaagaaggAATATCTATCATTTGGGAAGGACAACCTgctttccctttgaattaagatttttCGGACTCAACTGGTTGATTTTGGTCCTTGTTTTAAACATCAgctcacttaattttaataaatatgtgtccctgcaccacaaaagcagtctgaagtcgctgggatgtatttgtagcaatagccagaaAGACATagtatgggttaaaattatagatttctcttttatgccaaaaatcattaggatattaagtaaagatcatgttccatgaagatattttgtacatttcctgccGTAAAATATGtatcaaaaaacttaattttgatcagtaatatgcatgttaagaACTTAcgttcatttgaacaactttaaagatgattttctcaatatttagatttttttgctccctcagattccagattttcaaatattgtcctcctaacaaaccaaaaatgactggttttgtgctccagggtcacatttctcAGAAGACAAGACTTCTAATCTAAAatactaatatatgtatattagtggtgggcatagattaatttttttaatctagattaatctcactgaaatcttggaattaatctagattaaaatggctcattggaattctgccgaaggcattaaAATTATGTTCCAGTAGAGCTTAGTagctgatagagctgtgctgtaGTAGTTTTGAGGACGcagactcttcccctgcgctaacATTGCTTGGTCCCGGCATCTTCGCATTAAGGGATGCTTTGTGTTTAGGTGGTGctttgagactggaagaactatTACAGTAAACCTCATCCGCATTGCACCAAGTTTGCAAACAaacttacgcctgtttcacaca is a window of Cyprinus carpio isolate SPL01 chromosome B1, ASM1834038v1, whole genome shotgun sequence DNA encoding:
- the LOC109045555 gene encoding centromere protein Q, with product MKPARGSGRASTRGPRRATDRNTHNTDKRSKPRAEGPHPEPSNKRSGMAGRSKNKGNWKPLAKSSLLALENMLGLSMLSVLALKSKEKEESQKHLNLLRDQFLAKCAQLSVPPRKPGDIMHVSHQFRAERKRSEHGRKSLEALEENVRSIVSTLEEMEVQMDGLEEKCRIMRHKLEEEEDKAREFLQLSEQTVLRLPALPSRPASEPTLQEHLMKMVPDPPAVVRALHTAPVLEDVRAFLELAHKQVDAVQAAHRDTALD